In ANME-2 cluster archaeon, the sequence GGTCTGGCACTACCGGTATACTTGTCAATGAGGTCCAAGTTTTTGTAGATGGAAAGGCTTTTAATTGATTAACGAGTACAAAAGGCAACACAACTCAGGTTTTATTGCGGGACAGTAGGGTAGCCTGGCCGATCCTCGAGCGTTTGGGGCGCTTGGACTGCGGTTCGAATCCGCGCTGTCCCACTTGATATTTTTCTGTCTGCTATTTGGGGAATGTGCCGTGAATAAGCAAGGTAGTTGCAGAAACAGTATTTACCAAATTGCATGCACCAAAAGCTTATAAGTTGTAAGGTGGTTAAGAAAAGAACCGATAACCGTTATCATATATTACGAGAAATTTTCGTAATTCACAATTTCAATCGGAGGATTATCATCAATGGGAAAAAGACCAGCTAAGACGTTCAGGAATTATAATAGCAGGAGAGCATACACCCGCAGGAAATACATGGGCGGAGTGCCGGGTAGCAAAATCGTACATTACGATATGGGTAATGTAAAAGGTGATTTCCCCATAAAAGTTTCCCTGGTGGCAAAGGAAGCATGCCAGATAAGGGATTCCGCACTGGAAGCGGGTAGGATCACGGCCAACAGGCTGCTTGTTAAGAACCTGGGTGTGCAGAACTTCCATGTTAAGCTAAGAGTACACCCATATCAGGTAATAAGGGAAAACAAACAGGCAACCGGTGCCGGAGCTGACAGGGTCAGCCAGGGTATGCGCCAAGCATTTGGAAAGGCAACAGGAATTGCCGCCAGGGTAAGGGCAGGACAGAAGGTCTTTACCATATCTGTAGACAAGGAAGGTTTTCCGATAGCAAAGGATGCTCTAAGACGCTGCGGCCATAAACTTTCCACACCTGTGAGTATTGTGGTGGATGAAGGGCAGAAACTTATCAACTGATTCGTTATTTTATCAGAAGCAAAATTAGAAGTGGTAAATATGGGAGAATATGAAGCTTATTTGGACAGGGCATACGAGAAACTACCCGATATCATAACCACTGATGAACGGTTCGTAATTCCCGAACCCAGGATATTCTCAGAAGGTAAAGCTACCGTACTTGAGAACTTTGGCCAGATAGCTGATGTCCTGAACAGGGACCCTGACCACTTGATGAAAGCCCTTACAAGGGAACTGGGAACGGCAGGTAAGATTGACGGACAACATGCAGTATTCCAGGGTAAGTTCATGGCAGATGCAATTTCCGAACAGATTAATTCTTATGTTGAAGAGTATGTTAAATGCTCAGAATGCGGCCGGCCCG encodes:
- a CDS encoding translation initiation factor IF-2 subunit beta — translated: MGEYEAYLDRAYEKLPDIITTDERFVIPEPRIFSEGKATVLENFGQIADVLNRDPDHLMKALTRELGTAGKIDGQHAVFQGKFMADAISEQINSYVEEYVKCSECGRPDTKLVKAERVLMLQCDACGAHRPVRKRRARVEAKRDALEEGEEYEFKIESVGSKGDGVAKVDKYIVYVAGASKKEIVRAKVKRISGTVVFAEPVR
- a CDS encoding 50S ribosomal protein L16, with product MGKRPAKTFRNYNSRRAYTRRKYMGGVPGSKIVHYDMGNVKGDFPIKVSLVAKEACQIRDSALEAGRITANRLLVKNLGVQNFHVKLRVHPYQVIRENKQATGAGADRVSQGMRQAFGKATGIAARVRAGQKVFTISVDKEGFPIAKDALRRCGHKLSTPVSIVVDEGQKLIN